In Lactuca sativa cultivar Salinas chromosome 5, Lsat_Salinas_v11, whole genome shotgun sequence, the DNA window atatttttttcttgaactagatataaaagttccttaTTTGGGACATTCGGGTTATTTCAAGTTTATTTGGATTATTCGGGTTATTTCGATTCAAAAGCATAGTGTACATGTTATTTCGGTCATTTCGGGTTAATAACCGAACCAAAACTTGTATTGTCTAAACCGAACCGGTCCCGTATTAGTAATAATCGATCCGGGTTTCGGTTCCAACTTTTCATTGAATTCGGGTTTCGGGTTGGTTCGAGCTCAAAGCACATCCCTACTTCCAAGTTCCAACATCTCTCCTTGAGTCATGCGTATGCCTCCACCTTGAGACTTGAAGCACAAATTATAGGGACGCAATTGGATATTCTATTCTTCCCTTTGGATCATTACCACATTGAAAGCTAGGAATGCTTTCGTGTTCAACAACCACCATTATCCCCGTTGTTGATCATGGATGGGATAAAATCTTTGAAGGTGACCAACATTCACATCAAACAACACAACAATCGctctcataatcatcaatcgcAATAAGCAAAATAATCGAAGAAATAACCACCGACACCATAGCATTCAAGTATAACCTTAGTGTTTATAACCATTACAAATACACAGACCCATCCAAATCAAATCTCCTAAAAATACAAAAGTAGAAAACCGAAAAACAGAAATCCTCctgttttttttttacaataacGGTAATCTTTTTACCTTTCACTTCCTGATTTGAAGGAACTCAAAGCTCCTGAGCGGATCTTCACGACCACCTTTAGCTGGACGAGAAAAACCCGATGACTTGGCATCATAACCTAAACCAAACGATGCTCTTTGAGTAGTAGACGTGCGTCCCCCAGCACTTGACATGATACGGCTCGATGATTGCCCTTCAGTTGGTGTTTGTTCGCCCGATGAACTTGGTCTTGTGCCTGAGGCTGCAGCATATTTTGACGAGCTCCCGTTTCGAGAAGATCGCAATTTGTCAGAATCAGGTTGCTGTAAACAAGAAAACGGTCAATGGTTCGAGTCTCAGCAGCTACAGTGTAGCAGTTTCAATTTCAATGTGGATTCACCATGAAGATATAATCTTACCACATCCTTTGAGGAAGTCATATCATCGGGAGTCCGGTGTCTTGAAAAGTCGTAGCGGCCGCCGGTTGCTATATTTCTTCTTGGGAATGCATCTAGTGCACGGGAATCTTGACCACCTGTTTAACAACACAAACAATTTAAACATGTCATGTACGCGTGTAATGTATACCGACAAGTATATCTGGCTAAATAAACCGTCTGAATGAGACAAAATGTATACATAAAGGGACTGAATAAACCGTCTGAATGAGACAAAATGTAAAAGTTATCTGGCTAAAAGTAATACCCGACGTTCTTCCCTGCTTTTCCATAGATGTTCCAGCATTTATCCCCGTGTTACCCGGAAGCTGCAAAAACAACGCCAtataaccaacatatatatatatatatacacacacacacacacacacacacacacacacacacacactatactTACCCGTGCTCTGGAGCTGGCACTGATTTGAGGATACTTCAATACTGTCCAATCAAAGACATAGTCAAACTGGTAGCCTGCAAAACAAACATAAAACAGAAAGAAAATGATCAAACAAACTTTGATCGATTGGATTCTTGAAGATGAGTGAGTATATAGAGATTTGAAGGGATAACCTTCACGAATAAATAAGTCTCTGAAAAGCCTCTTGAGGTATGAATAGTCTGGTTTATCCTCGAATCTCAATGATCGACAATAGTGAAAGTATGATATAAACTCCGATGGATATGATTTGCATAGCACctatcaaacattttttttgtaaatttcaaGGACAAAATATTGAAAAGCACAACATACTtacatttatttgtgtattataacattgtactttcaatttttttctattacaacattgtactttcaaaacttttcttaCCAAGGCGctgtattttgaaaaatctacccaattatagcattgtacttctaTTGTTTTGTTATTCATACATTATACTAAGAAGATTTTACTATATCATAGAAATGAAAATTGCTTTGAATGAAAatacgttgctatttcttgcacttagcACTATATACATTATATACCACAGTACCTCAATTGGAGTCAACATTTTCTTTTCACTAATCTTGTCATATTTCTGCTTCTTGTTTCCCGCTTTCAGTCCTTGCCATGGAAGGCTAACACAAAGACAATCATTAAAATTAAAgggtaaaaatgtaaaatacaacTAAAATTAAACAACTTACAAAAATCCAACATTTTATTTGTGCTCACCTTCctcttataaaatacataagaacGTAACCAAGAGATTCCAAATCATCCCGCCTACTTTGTTCTACAAAATCCACAAAATGTTTCAATTTTTATAAACTATCAAAAAGATCAAATTTTTATACTCAAAACATTgaagttataaaatataaaccgCTCACCAACTCCAAGGTGTGTGTTGACACTTGCATAACGAGCTGTACCCGTGAGATTCTTGTTTTCCCTAACAAATGAGTTCCCAATCAAGATTAGACCCGCCTGTGTACCCGACCCGACCCACCCATTTTGCCTATCAAACATTGCAACTTTCATGAGAGGAAAATAGAGGTTACCTGTATGGTATGTGTTTATGAGTTTGAAGATCCCTATATTTTTTCGCGAGTCCAAAATCAATCGCGTACACCTGTCATAAAAAGGAGCATTAAAAGATTATTAAATTTTCATTCATAGAAGCGAGACTGAGCCTGATGTCAATGGGACAAAAATTATTAAATTACCTGATTGGCTTTACGACCAAGGCCCATAAGAAAATTGTCAGGCTTTAGGTCACGATGAAGGAAACCCCTTGCATGCATGTACTCAACTCTATTTAACTGTGTAAGATTGTTGAGATGATTGAATGAGAAACGATTTATCATTTATAAGAAAAGGGAATAGCTTTTTTGAACACTTACTAGTTGATCTGCAAGCATTAGGACAGTTTTCAAGGAAAATTTTCTATTACAATAGTTGAAAAGGTCTTCAAGACTTGGTCCAAGAAGGTCAATAACCATGATGTTATACTCCCCCTCAACACCAAACCATTTCAGGTTTGGTACTCCCGCTTCATTCACAGCACAAATAAATGAATTTAACCTATTAATTCGCAAGAATAAAAATGATTCTTGAGATAAATGTATAAACTTTAGAGAAAAACTCACTTCCTCCTTGGAGAAGCCTATATATTTTTGATTCATAATGAAGCTGTGGATGCCTTGTCTTGACAGATTCCTATACGTCAAAATGTATTTTAATTTTTGTAACAGAAATTATGATAAGAGCAATCATAAACACTAAAGAAATCATCACAGATGGAAGTTAATACCAGTTTAACAGCTACTTCTTCGCCAGTTTGAATATTAACACCTGCAGTATCATCAAACAAGAAGATTATCAACAAAGGAAACATGCACGCATATGTATACGTGTATGctcgtatatatgtatatggagaTAACGCCTAAAATCAATCTCCCAATTATGATTATACCTAAAAAAAGTTCACCAAAGGATCCACTGCCAATTTTCCGACCAAGCTTAAACTTTCCACCAACAATATGATCCATAATTGTTTCTTCAAATTAACTTTCAATCCCCACTCAGATCTATATATACGTAACAAGACCTTAATTAGGGTCCAAGAAAAGTTACCCAACTTAACAATTTCCACAAAATTCGCCAAATCAATAGCCGATTATCATCCCATGCACCAAAAAATGAAGATTCCGAATTACATAAACAATAAAACGAACAAACCCTAATCGTAATTGCAATGAAAGCTACATTATCAATCTGCGAACCCTAATTCTTTAACACCCGCTAAAATTTGGCACCATCATCAACGTTTGGCAATCAAGAATTACAGGGGTTCACCCTATTCGCTGTGTTTTCTTGGGATGACGAACGAACGAAGATTGAGGAATTAGAGAACGGGGAAAAAAAAACCAAGATTTTATGAAATAACAATACGATTGATTTGTGATGCAGAGAGTAAAAATGCGATGAGAGAGAAAcagaattatataaaaaaaaaaaaaaaaaaaaaaaaaaaaaaaaaaaaaacggtatTTTTATATGACTataatgtgtgtatgtgtgtaaagATTCAAGAAACGTGAAACGGAAGAAGAAtgaggggagagagagagaggtgaaaaAGGAACGATGGATATGTAAGGAGGATGTTGAAGAAGAAAGAAAAGCA includes these proteins:
- the LOC111891548 gene encoding casein kinase 1-like protein 9 is translated as MDHIVGGKFKLGRKIGSGSFGELFLGVNIQTGEEVAVKLESVKTRHPQLHYESKIYRLLQGGTGVPNLKWFGVEGEYNIMVIDLLGPSLEDLFNYCNRKFSLKTVLMLADQLLNRVEYMHARGFLHRDLKPDNFLMGLGRKANQVYAIDFGLAKKYRDLQTHKHIPYRENKNLTGTARYASVNTHLGVEQSRRDDLESLGYVLMYFIRGSLPWQGLKAGNKKQKYDKISEKKMLTPIEVLCKSYPSEFISYFHYCRSLRFEDKPDYSYLKRLFRDLFIREGYQFDYVFDWTVLKYPQISASSRARLPGNTGINAGTSMEKQGRTSGGQDSRALDAFPRRNIATGGRYDFSRHRTPDDMTSSKDVQPDSDKLRSSRNGSSSKYAAASGTRPSSSGEQTPTEGQSSSRIMSSAGGRTSTTQRASFGLGYDAKSSGFSRPAKGGREDPLRSFEFLQIRK